The Quercus lobata isolate SW786 chromosome 9, ValleyOak3.0 Primary Assembly, whole genome shotgun sequence region AAAGGTTTCAGACTTCAGAAGGGTTAAAAGGGACTCTGTACAAAAGAGATAAACTCTTGCCTTCTTTCTTATATGAAGGGTGGAGCGGAAGGTATTTAATTCGTCTAGATTTCCAAAAAATCTGTAAATGAGAATATACCAGTTCCGCTACCCCACATCGCCCGCaaaaccgtcgaatttaaatagttTCGTAACGGTAAGTCATTAAAAGCACAttttttggataaccaaacggcagGAACGCCTGGTGAATGAGTGTAGAAGAatatctcgtagaccggtacatttccCAGGCAGATAAAGAAACGCCAGCATTAAATGAGAAGCTGAGTTAGACGAgccgtaataaaggcttggtattaccaaaaccctcctctccaaccaagtgatcggacagcagggttttgaggggctattgtggggcccaataatccgTGGGCCAGGTCCATTTACTTGTtggggtccaaaggcccaagccgaggaaggtgaTGGCTCAGGCTCGGCAATACAAATACGAAGTagtcttgggacacagccgaggacgatttagTCCTCGGCATAACCGAGATCTCACAAGAGGAAAGGGCAAAAATGACATAGAAATAActttggaaaaaaatctaaaatatctatgacaTTTAGAAAAGGGTACGCTGGGAAATATAACGATCCAGGAAAGCTactcttactgccattcaatactctgcacctgataGAGCCGTACACTCCAGCTTTTttaaccacccccaaccactccgggtatgggctgatgggacaagtatcagtcttggaatgtcgatcctacacgtggacgaaggataaaaaaacacgggctagtataaaaggaaaagtaagtaatacatagaagaggctgggaaaaatggccagaaaccagagcctcccagcccgcctccaggagaaagactcctaaggcgaaaacgacttaaccatgtatggatatcgtgtaaaacccaccgtttggcgatcaaggcctagcctttcaaacccacgctctacaaatgatgttgtttgggcctttttacgtgcgaacccaacactgttacggtccgtcacgaatcgcgtccttacatatCCTTTTTGGAGTAAAGTTTATTTCAATATGTGAACGCTTAAATCCCATGATAATGCAGgtatgcattctttcttcttttattattattattattatcaaaacattcgaaaacattgtcaagtttctaaaggctccttctttgtttttgtattttgtttttattaaaatgattagttttgtgtattggttgccttttgtttaaaataattttcttagctttgatctaatttatatgcgtagggttagggtcttagaattaatgattaaatatggttagaattaatagattaattttaacaattatcttatttcatttttatgttacatcaaattatcaagatgttctacacgtgtattcttgaattatcaactttaattttaatttataatattatcaagattatattaattttagatttgtcaattGTTTAGTacgttttttttaaataattatcaatttaaaattcaatttggaattatcaatttaatttagttttaggaagaaatctgatcccttattttagtgagataattatttacacttgataattttttcttttatctttattgagtctattaaaatatataattatttatacatttattttataagcctTTCCATAAAACCGTGCAACGTACGGGCCTATAACTAATATGTTAGAATATTTTAGAACATTATCATATATATCAGATATTGCGTACCATACATTTAATGGTTTTCTAGAATACTAAGGGTGTTGATTTGAATCATGGATAAGTTCGTTGGAAATTAACATATATtgtgtaaggacgcgatttggtgacgaacctaaacagtgtcgggttcgcacgtgaaaaggcccctaacaatatcatttgtagagcgtgggtttggaaggctaggccttggtcgacaggcggtgggctttttgtggtattcatacaagtttcggttttccttcacccctggagtctttctcctagaggtgggctgggaggttctgatttttggccatttttcccaacccctttctTTAGGTtacccctttttccttttatattcgcctgcgttcattatccttcgtccacgtataagGTCAAccttttcaaaattgatacttgtcccatcagcccatattcaaagtcgttgggggtggttgtaaaagccaaagactgcggctttgtcaggttcagagcattgaatggcagtaagagcagctttccctgaatattttagatctttcgtcctggtttcggtcctataccgtttttacccttccttcaggggggggactttgggtctgccgagaactgggccgtcctcggcgatatccacaggctactttgtcgagcttgggccatagccctcctcgacttgggccttcggattttccccaggtagatgggcccggcccgcaaatcatttgggccccacatattGTATATGTTAATTCTTTAAATTCAATAAAGTtctttcacttaaaaaaaaaaggaccataGGGTACCGTAGTTGTTTAATATCATGTGTTTTAGAGTTACTATTATCACAATTTTAGAGTTACTATACTAACTTTACTAAGccaaaggaaaaatattaatctTTTATATTAGTTCACTTTCACTATTTTACAAATGTCATCCACAATTGATacgtgaaaaaaaagaaaaagaaaaaaaaaaaaaaaaaggatatatgAGAATCAAAACCCTAATAGATTTTGTAGGtagctaaaatagaaaaagagattTCTAGAAAAAGTTTACTTAACTAGCGGTCAATAATAATTATGCAGATAGATACTGGCTATATCCAACATTTTCTCTAATGCTTTTGAACTAGGAACTTCCCTGTATGGTGACCAAATGTTTCGTTAATTTTGCATGCATGGAAGATTTCTTTATTTAGTTTCTGTAATGAAATTtggtatttatcaaaaaaagaaaagtttcatTGTGAACGCTGGAAGCTGCAGAGATTTTGCTGCCACACTTCCGCTGCCCTCACTAATCGTTTGAAGGGACCAGGCAGCAGACTTGTTTGTTCCAGGGCCGGCCTAACAAAATTTGGGGTCTAaggcaaaaattttatatgggacctttttatatgtaaacattaattaaataaaattatataatactagttaaattaagattaatttgatgtaaatacagaaattgatgaataatactagCTAAACTaaagttaatttcatatagaaaattgaatattataattgaatcaAAAGGAATTTACTTTAACTTGGATATATGACTATGCATACTTAAGTATAAttataatctaaattttaattttttatattctttttaagagaatgagatagatagatattatttggtgtgtggtTTAGTAGAAGATGAGTCATCATTGATGATATATCATATTTGCaacattttatttgaaacatcttagggttttaattgggttaaatttttattggtcgCCTATTTTAAAAGCcttgttagaaatgaaaaagaaaaatactaaaaatactacaaaatgttcacaataaatatgattatgagtgtaattgatgaatttcaacaacttaatttatttgtgtttgaattacttttttatgtgattggtgaTATGTCAGTTGAatctatagtaaaatttgtggtaTCCTTAGcatcactcttaaaaaaaatactaattatttaaaaaatgttatatttttataaaattttggtcattttactAAGGGAAATGGGGTCTTTTTTTAGtagaaaaattttgtatttgttgtggggccttaggcctaggcctaagttgcctaggccttgagccggcaCACTTTGTCCCAAGAAGCTAAGAGACGAAGAAATTTGCATGTAGCTAGCGAGACTCAAAACACCCACTACCGTCTACGGTGGCCAGGGACACAGATCCTAATCACTTCTCCCCCTTATTTGAAAATAGAGAAAGTCAAAGTGTTCAAACTCCTATATTTGTTCTTGTGATTCACGTTCTCTGCCTCCGTTTTTGTATTTTCATCTCTCTTCGCTTTTTCATTGATGAATTTGTGCCTCTGGaaatttgtttctctgtttcacaattatttttatgtatcttTCTTAATTATCATATCTCAATCTCACTATCACTGCTTTTTGTACTGTTGCCAGTATTAGGCTATTAGCATTAGCATTAGCATTAGCATTAGTATTAGCTGTGCAAGAAATGCTATTTTGACACACCACTTAACGTTACACTCTAATTaccttttctattatttttcactttatttaaatattctttttattattatttctttctttattaataaaagatagagaaagtaatagagagagaggttaaataaaaaatggaaatgttaaccaatgttctttaggaactatttttaaaaacattttattgagagaatgataaaataataaatgttgttgccaattttttttttttttttttcctttcatgaAAGTgttgtcaaaactttcctattataatttattaacaattactcTAAGGGTATCTATTAatactaatttttaattttagcattttttactGCACACTTCTACTAATAAAAGTGTACGgtcaaaaatacttttttttttttttttgtcatttagaacatttgatatagcggttttttttgaatgagcaagacttaggtattgttctttaggttctccttttaagattctgccatatggattttttctcatggaatggaaatgtatttataagttaagtagtcacataactgaattttaagagaaaaacccaaagaacagcacctaaggtgctatatctaaattttgtcatttttgaatatataccactgtcagtttctttaaaaccttctTCACCCTCTCCGTGTGTATTACTTAGAattctcaacaacaaaaagaaagaaagaaagatatagaggtattttttatgtttgatgtattaaatgataaaaatttaatatttagatCATCTTATGCTATTACTCTTATATTCTTCTCATTCACTTTTCCATGTTTTGTCAGGTTTATctttttacaaaattatattatcaGTTCTTGCATGCACTCGAATTTTCCCATGGTTTTGTTTGTAATTTGTTGAAATAATCATTGCTAAAGGGAGGAAAATTTTTCACATAGAGTTGTCGTTTATTCTAAATAACTACTTATTGATATTCAACaaattataacaaaagttgTGGTGAAAATTGCATTctcttatattattttaatttcttctgtcaattttttatactttatttGAGCAAGTTTAGGCACATAATTTTTGTGCCGCAACTTTTACCATAATTTCTAATAGTTGACTATAAgtgtaaataaaaatgataaaaccacATGAAAATGATTCCAACAATCTCATCAAATTGTGCCAAAAGTTGTAGTTGTAGAAGAACCTATACTATCTACAATTTAATAATTCTTCCTTCTGGTTTCTATTAGCCAATTTCCATTTATccaatactatttttttcgtatGTTTCTTAGCACATTCAGATCTGGTTGGACTTGgacatactttttcttttctaaaccaaaaaaagtcacattttcTACTTTCACACCTACgtcatttaattttctttattttggtttatatcccattaaaataatatcatttctAGACACACTAGCaatttttgggggggggggggggtggtttgTGGGGAACCTTAGAAAATTAGGGGATGTTTGGtttatcaattttcataactcatatcTCTGTTTCCAttactcataactcaaaaatggtgggatcCATAACACAAAAGGTTATTTGGCTTTCAATAACTTTGTTTCCATTattcaattctctgatttttgagttatgagttatggaaactgaaaacatattttagctattttcagtttccataactcaattacatttttgtaattaaacacatatGGGGAACCCACTAGTCATAActcagccgcaacttttgaccaatcttcctttttttttttctttctttcttctcttgggTTTGGTGATCTTAGTGTcttccttccttcttcttttttttcttcttctcttggGTTCAGTGATCTCAgtgtcttcctttttttttctttttcttttttctttcttctcctggGTTCGGTGATCtcaggtgtttttttttttttttttttttttttttttttttttttttgggtttctgggtacggaaaaaaaaaaaaagaactgcaCCAAGTAGGGGTGTCCAGGAGACTCGGCGACCTGCTTAACCCGGCCAACCCGCCTAAGTCCGACCTGCCGCCACCCGATCTGACGACTTCGGCGGTCGAACGCAGGTTCTGAACTATCAAACCCGACCCCCGGCAGGTCGGCTGGCGGTTTTGCATTTCAAACCCATAAAACTCGACTTGAACCAATAGCTTGAACGTTTCCAGCGAAATATTACGCAACCCAAACCAATCTTCGATACCTTTTAACGTTTTCGACGAAATATTAAGCAACCCAAACCAAATCTCCAATACCTTTAACGTTTCCGGCAAAATATTCAGCATACCAGACCAAATCCGGCGAGATCTCGACATTATCTAACGAAATCTAGGCCAGATCTCGACGGATCTAGCCAGATCTGGTCGGATCCGGCTAGATTTTGACCAGATCTCACCGGATTCGGCCAAAATCGGCCCTAGAGATGAAACTCAAAACCGACAAGACCCGAACTGAAAAATCCGGCCAGGTCATTCGGGTCGGTTTCGAGTCATATTTTAAGCCACCCGACTAAGTCAGGTCGAgtccgggttgggcacaaacctgaCCCagcccgacccgtggacacccctaacACCAAGTGACAGGTATggggcccacaaatagtgtgaaaaatattgagtgatggtgTCAAACGAATGTAGTATTTTaaagtgataagtgatgagtgatgagtgatgagtgatggaaattgagtgatagaaattgagtgatgaaaaatatcaaaccaaacatggCCTTAGCCATCTCACAACAAAGTCGTTGAACCTGGACTATGTTAACCCATCACCACAAACCCCAAGTCGTCACACAGCCCATATATAGATCAACCCAGTCAACCCATTTATGAGGACTACAGCTAGCGATGATGGTGACAACGAAGTGCAATGAGTTTTCTCACAATTAGATCATTCCCAACCCACTCTCTTTCCTCAAGCCCATTACCTATCAAAGCAAAATGAATTATTAAGGAAGATTTGGTTTTTGAAGTGACTATTTctaccaaataaaataattaaaccaCATTTAACCGGTATGTCTTTAGGTGTACGTCTATATGAGCTTTATTAATGTGTAGTACCCATTCAGGATAATGTATCTTTTAGTTACAATTACTTATTTCAATGAGAAATCCTTTGATTCTAATCATGAtgtctttataatttttttagtattttaagtgaaaatatgtttttgtatttatttatgattgCACCTAATTAATGTATTTAAGTTGCCTGCATACCCTTGATGGGTATCATGTCAATTTgtagttattatttatttatttattttgataagaaaTACTTACATTTCATTAAATTGCAAAAAAGAACATAGCATCCTGAGAAACAAAGGATGCGATGAAAGGTGGACACTCTTCCATCCATGTTACAAAGGAGTCAATATTCTTAGCAAAAGCTGCCAAAGTATGAGCTAGTCAATTCCCTTGTCTCCCCACGTGTGATGATTGGAAAGTACGAAACTCACATAGTCTAGAGCAAATTCCTAAGACTATAGTAGAGATAGAGATTAGGGCATTAATGGGACTCTCAATAACATGACAGATAGTAGTGGAGTCAGTTTCAAAAATGACATCTTTGACCCCTATGTCCCATGCAAAAATAGTGTCTTCATCCAGTGCCTTAGCTTCCGCTTCCAAAGGACCCAAAGGGAGAGGGAGGCGCTTCCTTAAGGCAGCAATGACCGATCCAACGTGGTCTCGAATGATCACACCGACTCCAATCATGCTAAGGTGGGAGAAGACTACAGCATCCACATTGACCTTGTACCAAGGGAACGTAGGTGGGACCCAGCGACCATCCGTGGCTTCCTTGAACTGGGTGGGCCAAAGATGAGCAAGTTGGTATTCCTGCAGCAGTGAGCGAGCTCTCCTTAGGAATTCATGCGCTAATTGGCGAGCTTCCCCTAATTGTGTCTTATTGTGGTTGAACCATACACTCCATGCCATTATGATGAGAAGTTTAATAAGTTCGGTGCCCATGTGTTGCTTGAAGAGCAAATTCCAAAGGAAGTCCATGAAGTCTCTGTGGTTGATCTTGTTTTTATCAAACGGTATATTCGAGAGATTCCAAACATCTTTAGCAACAGTGCAATCCCAGAACAAGTGTCCAATAGTTTCCGGTGCAAGAACACAGGCTTCACAGGTGGGGTTTTCAATGACTCATCTATGGTAGAGGTTGGATTCAGTAGGAAGGATATTTTTGCATGCTTTCCAGGTGAAGAGTTTAATCTTGTTAAGGATGAGGAGGTTCCCAATCTAGCACCAAAACCGGTTCTAACCGGTGTCATGGGATTTTTCTGCCAAAACTGAAGTCTGGGTTATGGACAACACCCCTCTATATGCACTATTGACAGTGAAACGCTCCCTAGGAGTGTATGCCCAAATCATGTGGTCTTGCAATTTGTGGCAGCTTAGTGGAATGCTAAGGATGTAAGTGGCATTGTTGGGAAGAAAAATTTGGTTGATTAGATTGATGTTCCAATCACTGCTGTCTGGGTCAATGAGAGAGTCTACCATTGTGTTTGCTGGAAGTAAGGTAGAAGGTGTTAGGGCTTGGAAAATGGAGGGTCTTGGCAGCCAACGATCAGTCTAAACTCCAATGGATTTACCGTCTCCTACTTGCCAACAGTAGCCCGACTGCACAACGGATTGAGCAGACAAGATACTTTGCCATGTGAATGATGGTTTTGTGCCCAACTCTGCATGTAAGAAATCTGTATTTGGGAAATAATGGGCTTTAAGTACTCTAGGAACCAAGGAGTGGGAGTTCATCTGTAATTGTCATCCTTGTTTAGCTAAGAGAGCTAAATTGAAGGCCTTGAGATCTCG contains the following coding sequences:
- the LOC115961615 gene encoding uncharacterized protein LOC115961615, translating into MVDSLIDPDSSDWNINLINQIFLPNNATYILSIPLSCHKLQDHMIWAYTPRERFTVNSAYRGVLSITQTSVLAEKSHDTACVLAPETIGHLFWDCTVAKDVWNLSNIPFDKNKINHRDFMDFLWNLLFKQHMGTELIKLLIIMAWSVWFNHNKTQLGEARQLAHEFLRRARSLLQEYQLAHLWPTQFKEATDGRWVPPTFPWYKVNVDAVVFSHLSMIGVGVIIRDHVGSVIAALRKRLPLPLGPLEAEAKALDEDTIFAWDIGVKDVIFETDSTTICHVIESPINALISISTIVLGICSRLCEFRTFQSSHVGRQGN